Proteins encoded in a region of the Azospirillum thiophilum genome:
- a CDS encoding TonB-dependent receptor domain-containing protein, producing the protein MTCRFRHRITSTTALITLSLLGLFPVAQAAPALAHDKETALTLPSVAVEGEAPRPVEAATVIDQKAIDREVPQNLRDLFQGEPSITIPGSSTAAQKIYLHGIDQSKLNVTIDGAAQRAGIWHHNGNLTLDPTFLKSVEVDPGVSPADAGPGALGGTVAFKTKNATDMLLPGQEVGGTAILGYDTNSETWRTTGAGYAAKHGFELLGIGTLSRGRNYENGNGVTEAGTGTDLVSGLGKLAYESDGGHRLSVSGEHVRDDAVRRLRSNLGLVGGPTGPLMNSNTATRTTAVVSYETTQPTDWFNPGVTFSYTRNRLERPNENRRTTAHGAFDSQVDTIGLTVKNSFAIPTGTLTAGFDLSRDDIHIDRFHFTTDADERITNVGGFLQARLAPLERLRLSTGVRLDHQSYRSVDKKTFENTGLSPNLSADYGLTDSLTAFGGYSYNWGGLEMAEAALFHAANYRYSSDLEPVTAHNMRAGLRYAHQGLRLEAAAFLTYMENPVAWNYTTYTRVNGEDLRTRGFDLTVGHDWSNAGINAKYTHTAVTYGNRMALSSDYNTAVPVGDLFALRGHYSFEDLRLTLGASSEIALKIEDDALRANGFRSIDGYQVVNLFTEWKPMETAPNWTLRAEANNIFDAAYVSRSSYGQTSTVQPALAEGRSVYLTSTVKF; encoded by the coding sequence ATGACCTGCCGATTCCGTCACCGGATCACCAGCACGACCGCCCTCATCACCCTGTCCCTGCTCGGCCTTTTCCCGGTTGCGCAGGCCGCCCCGGCCCTGGCGCACGACAAGGAGACCGCCCTCACCCTGCCCTCCGTCGCGGTGGAAGGCGAAGCACCCCGCCCGGTGGAGGCGGCGACCGTCATCGACCAGAAGGCGATCGACCGCGAGGTGCCGCAAAACCTGCGCGACCTGTTCCAGGGCGAGCCGAGCATCACCATCCCCGGCAGCAGCACCGCGGCACAGAAGATCTATCTGCACGGCATCGACCAGAGCAAGCTGAACGTCACCATCGACGGCGCCGCCCAGCGCGCCGGCATCTGGCACCACAACGGCAACCTGACGCTCGACCCCACCTTCCTGAAGTCGGTTGAGGTCGATCCCGGCGTGTCGCCGGCCGATGCCGGTCCGGGCGCACTCGGCGGTACAGTGGCCTTCAAGACCAAGAACGCCACCGACATGCTGCTGCCGGGACAGGAGGTCGGCGGCACCGCCATCCTCGGCTACGACACCAATTCCGAGACCTGGCGGACCACCGGCGCCGGCTATGCCGCCAAGCACGGCTTCGAGCTCCTGGGCATCGGCACCCTGTCGCGCGGCAGGAATTACGAGAACGGCAACGGCGTCACCGAAGCCGGCACCGGCACCGATCTGGTCAGCGGCCTGGGCAAGCTGGCCTATGAGTCCGACGGCGGCCATCGCCTGTCGGTGTCGGGCGAGCATGTGCGCGACGACGCGGTCCGCCGCCTGCGGTCCAACCTCGGCCTCGTCGGCGGGCCGACCGGTCCGCTGATGAACAGCAACACCGCGACCCGCACCACCGCCGTCGTCAGCTACGAGACCACGCAGCCGACCGACTGGTTCAACCCCGGCGTTACCTTCTCCTACACCCGCAACCGGCTGGAACGTCCGAACGAGAACCGCCGCACCACGGCGCACGGCGCCTTCGACAGCCAGGTCGACACCATCGGGCTGACGGTGAAGAACAGCTTCGCCATCCCGACCGGCACCCTGACCGCCGGCTTCGATCTCTCCCGCGACGACATCCACATTGACCGCTTCCACTTCACCACCGACGCGGACGAGCGGATCACCAATGTCGGCGGCTTCCTGCAGGCACGTCTGGCACCGCTGGAGCGGCTGCGCCTGTCGACCGGCGTCCGCCTGGACCACCAGAGTTACCGGTCGGTCGACAAGAAGACCTTTGAGAATACCGGCCTCAGCCCCAATCTGTCGGCCGACTACGGCCTGACCGACAGCCTGACCGCCTTCGGCGGCTACAGCTACAACTGGGGCGGGCTGGAGATGGCGGAGGCCGCGCTGTTCCATGCCGCCAACTACCGCTACTCCAGCGACCTGGAGCCGGTGACCGCCCACAACATGCGGGCCGGGCTGCGTTATGCCCACCAGGGCCTGCGGCTGGAGGCGGCGGCCTTCCTGACCTACATGGAAAACCCGGTCGCCTGGAACTACACCACCTACACCCGCGTCAACGGCGAGGATTTGCGCACCCGGGGCTTCGACCTCACCGTCGGCCATGACTGGAGCAATGCCGGCATCAACGCGAAATACACCCACACCGCCGTGACGTACGGCAACCGCATGGCGCTGTCGTCCGACTACAACACCGCGGTGCCGGTCGGCGACCTCTTCGCGCTGCGCGGCCATTACAGCTTCGAGGACCTGCGGCTGACGCTGGGCGCCTCGTCGGAGATCGCGCTGAAGATCGAGGACGACGCGCTCCGGGCCAACGGTTTCCGCTCCATCGACGGCTATCAGGTCGTCAATCTCTTCACCGAATGGAAGCCGATGGAAACGGCGCCCAACTGGACGCTGCGGGCCGAGGCCAACAACATCTTCGACGCCGCCTATGTCAGCCGCTCCAGCTACGGCCAGACTTCCACCGTACAGCCGGCATTGGCGGAAGGGCGGAGCGTCTACCTGACCTCGACCGTCAAATTCTGA
- a CDS encoding DUF2218 domain-containing protein produces MLTETATVPTALASRYLQQLCKHFAHKITVRYDTASGDAQFPWGACAMTAADGALTLRCEAEDAEALARVKAVVEDHLVRFAWKEGLKPDWTPVG; encoded by the coding sequence ATGCTGACCGAAACGGCCACGGTTCCGACGGCCCTCGCCAGCCGATACCTGCAGCAGCTCTGCAAGCATTTCGCCCACAAGATCACGGTGCGCTACGACACCGCCAGCGGCGATGCGCAATTCCCGTGGGGAGCTTGCGCAATGACGGCGGCGGACGGCGCCCTGACCCTGCGTTGCGAGGCGGAGGATGCCGAGGCGCTGGCCCGGGTCAAGGCGGTGGTGGAGGACCATCTGGTCCGCTTCGCCTGGAAGGAGGGGCTGAAGCCGGACTGGACCCCGGTCGGCTGA
- a CDS encoding glycosyltransferase family 9 protein produces the protein MTVCDLSAVRSILVVKLDEAGDFVMATPFLRGLRAAAPQARILLAVREAVADLAATCRHVDGVVAPRPKEGGGLDFRGITPGGLALFAECYRAGFDLALVPRYDFDRHGATTLAANSRARVVAGFSETVTPWKAEGNRGFDRAFTLALAPPPGRHEVEQNAALLEALGARPDLGPLEMSLTAEDRQQARRLLGPSGGRPLIVVAPGAASPRRDYPLDRLTAVIAAVAAGLDARVAVLGTLAEGPAAIALAAALRGRITDLTGATGLRVAAAAMGEAVLAITMDSAPAHLAAAAGVPVAVFSCHPEGGDPNHIHAPERFRPWTGGRDGRALVLRPAAAVPPCTTACIAAEAHCIAAIDPSLAASRILALAAADAEEPR, from the coding sequence GCGCGGCCTGCGCGCCGCCGCCCCGCAGGCGCGCATCCTGCTGGCGGTGCGCGAGGCGGTGGCGGATCTGGCGGCGACCTGCCGCCATGTCGACGGCGTGGTGGCGCCGCGGCCGAAGGAGGGCGGCGGCCTCGATTTCCGCGGCATCACCCCCGGCGGGCTGGCCCTGTTCGCGGAGTGTTACCGTGCCGGCTTCGATCTGGCGCTGGTGCCGCGCTACGACTTCGACCGGCACGGGGCGACGACGCTCGCAGCCAACAGCCGGGCACGGGTGGTCGCCGGCTTCTCCGAGACGGTCACGCCCTGGAAGGCCGAGGGCAACCGCGGTTTCGACCGGGCCTTCACCCTGGCGCTGGCCCCGCCGCCCGGCCGGCACGAGGTGGAACAGAATGCCGCCCTGCTGGAGGCGCTCGGCGCCCGTCCGGATCTCGGCCCGCTGGAAATGAGTTTGACGGCGGAGGACCGCCAACAGGCGCGCCGGCTGCTCGGCCCGTCCGGTGGCCGTCCGCTGATCGTCGTGGCGCCCGGCGCTGCAAGCCCGCGGCGGGACTATCCGCTCGACCGGCTGACCGCCGTGATCGCCGCCGTCGCGGCCGGGCTGGACGCACGGGTCGCCGTGCTTGGCACCCTGGCGGAGGGGCCTGCCGCCATCGCTTTGGCCGCCGCGCTGCGTGGCCGGATCACCGACCTGACCGGCGCCACCGGCCTGCGGGTCGCTGCGGCGGCGATGGGCGAGGCGGTGCTGGCGATCACCATGGATTCCGCTCCCGCCCATCTGGCCGCAGCGGCTGGTGTGCCGGTGGCGGTCTTCTCCTGCCATCCCGAGGGCGGCGACCCCAACCACATCCATGCGCCGGAGCGTTTCCGGCCCTGGACCGGGGGACGGGACGGGCGAGCGCTGGTCCTGCGCCCGGCCGCGGCTGTTCCGCCCTGCACGACCGCCTGCATCGCGGCGGAGGCGCACTGCATCGCCGCCATCGATCCAAGCCTTGCCGCCAGCCGCATCCTTGCACTGGCGGCAGCCGATGCGGAGGAGCCGCGATGA